DNA from Bacillus sp. FJAT-45037:
ACAAAAGCCTTTTATAGAAATATACGGAGGATTATATGGAAGAAAACGTACAACTTAAAGATAAAATTTTCAATGATAGTAGTTACGTAAAAACTAAACAAACATTAGGTATATTATTTATTACCCTCGTGTTCTTATTACAAGTTAGTGGAACTGATAAAAAAGTTGTACTTATCGTTGTATTTACAGTAACGGTTTTAGGTGTAATTTATTTCTTATGTAAGCTCTTTTTTTATAATACGAAGAGAACCATCAAGGACATTGTATTCTTAATATTATTTGTCAGCTTATTTGTTGGGGGGATATATACATTTTTAAATTTTTGAACGTTGTTTAAGGTTAACAAGAGGAGGGTAGCAAATTAAAAAATTGTTTCCATATATAATATCTTCCTTATTTGCATTTATTGGTACAGTACTCGTTGGAGAATGGGGATTTTTAATATGCATTATAATTGGTACTATGTTTCTTATCTATCAAGAACTTCAAAAGATAAGATCACTCTTAAGGGATAAAGCATCTAAGAATAATAGTGCATGATTGTTGCATTAACGGTTGCTTTCCTTGAATAAGGAATTGCACTCCTTCTTCAACTATTGCGCAGAAGAGTTGAGCAAGGATTTTGTAAGGGGGGGAGAAATTTGCTAAAAGTATTAAGAGTTATCTTGTCGATATTTGTTTTCACATTAGGTGGCTTTGCTTTAATAACTCAAAATTTTGATTTACTACCTTATTCGTTGATTTTATTAGGTATCCTTACTTTTATTTTGGGGTTAATTGAACTCAAAAAAGACCAAAAATCTTTTTGGGGATATGCAAACATCGGTGCTTCTGTATTTGTAATTTTTGTTGCTATATATACTTCAATATTCAACTAAAGGGTGCGATTGCTCAATAAAGGGTAATCGCTTCTTCTTGTTGAAGTAACGGGCAGTTTACTTTAATAAAGGGAATATCAATTATGAAAAATAAAAGGGAGTGGTTTTCGTAATAATTAATATTATTACTGGAATTTTAGTCTTGGGAGTCAGCTTATTAATTTTAGCTGGGTGGTTAATTTTTGCTCCTTCATTTCAAACTTTTCTATTTGTTCCCATTATGGCGATTCTTCTATGGGTATTAGCTGTTATCGGAGAAAGAAAGATGGTTAAATTTAGAACTGGATTTAGAATTTTACAAATTTCTCTGGCTGCTTTAGCTTTAATTTATTTGATTATTATAAATTTTTATTAAATTCTCTCGAAATTTTTTGATGTATTTCTCTTAAATTTAAGAATGTAAATCAAATCTTACATATCTGGCTAATAATACCTAAAAGTGTTTCTTTTCAAACTGAAACTCGCTTTCTTGAATATCTTACAAGATTAATTGTTAGAATTTGTACTTAAACAAAGGAAGGGCTTAAAAAACGTACAACCTTAGTCGTACTAATTAATATTACTAATTGCAATCTATAAACCAAGATGTTTTAACTTTAAAATAAAGGTTTCTACCCCCTGTAAGAATTTTCAATTTATCTAAAACTAATTTAATGGTACTATAAATTCATGTGTTGTAACGAATGGAGTTGTAAGTGGATGGATATAGGACAAATAATTAAATTATTACGGATAAATAAAGGGCTAACTCAGTCAGAATTAGCTGAAGATATATGTTCTATTACTCACCTTAGTAAAATAGAAAATGGGTCAAAAGAAGCGAATGAAGAAAGTTTAAATTTGCTATTAGAACGTCTAGGTAGTAGTTATGATCAAGTTTTTATTGATTACGGACGATCGAGAAAACAATTAGAGGAGTTGGAAAAAGAGTTAATATACGGTAACTTTAAAAATGCCGATGAGATCGTTACATCTATTGAATCTAATGAAGAGTATTTTATATATGTAGGAACGGGAGCATTATATTATTTAAGTTTAGTTAAATATTATTTATTAGTAGACAAAGTAAGTAAAACAGATAGTTACTTTACGATTTTAAATAAATTAAAAAAATCTCTATCATCGGAAGAATTGAAAAAATTACAATTTGTACGAGGGTTAAGGTTATTAAAAGAGAAAGACTATAAAGCAGCTATAGTTAAATTCGAAGAATGCTTTGATGAACTTCCTCAAAATAAAGGAGAAATTTATTACTATTATGCTTTGTGTAGAGGGCAATTGAACCAATTTGGAGAAGCGATTGAATTTGCCTATAAAGCATTAGATATCTTCAGGATCTTATATAATTATGAGAGAATTAATCATTGTAACTTATTATTAGGGATTATTCTTACTCAACTAAAAGCGTATACCAAAGCAGAAGAATATTTTAATCAAACCATATATCATTCTAAACTAATGAATGATAAACGCTCAGAAATGATAGCGATGCACAATTTGGGGCGAGTATTAAAGAAAAATAAGCAAAACCAAGAGGCAGCTGAAATATTTCAAAAGTGTATGGATTATTATAGTAAGTGTGGACAAGAGAATGAGTTTCTCCACAGTTTAGCGGAACTTGCAGAACTACAATACAGTCAAGGAATTGACACGGCCATAGAATTAATAGAAGAAATTCTGCTGAAGTGTAGTCCTAAGAAGAATAGTCATTATTATTATCTATTTAAGACATACAAGTATAATTTGGAAAATCAGGAAAGAGATTTAGCGAGATTTTTAACATCACATGCCATCCCGTACTTTAAAGAAAATGGGAAGAATGATCAACTCTTCTATTGCTACAAATTACTTATAGAGAATAGACATGCTACCAAAGAAGTCAGTGTTGAACGAATAATTAACGAGATTATTAATAAAGTGATAGATTAGTTACAGGTATAAGTAGTGCCTTTTATGATAAGTGACCATTAAAGAATGTCTTTAATGGTTACTTTTTTTGTTCTTTTTAATCAATTGTTTCTGAAAATTTCCCAATATTATTTTAATTGAGTGTGTTTTATCTTTATATTAAGCAACAGCAGAAAAGAGGTGTTGAAAATAATTAGTGGAAAAGAATTTATCTTAGAAAATTTCTTGGAAGATAAACTGAGCATTATACCGGTTGAAGATGAAACTTCTATAGTGTTAGCTGGACCTGCAACTTTACCGATTAAAGTCAATGGAGTTATCTACAACTTTAAATGGTATACATGGACAAGCATAAAAGGGGAAGTGGATATTCAAAAAGTGATTCGTAAGATAACCTCTACCTATTCATCCATCCTTATATATGGAGATTTTAATCACGCAGAGGATGTACTAGTGAGAATGCATAGTATTTGTCATACGGGAGATGTTTTTCATAGTCAGAAGTGCGACTGTGGATATCAATTTGACGAATCACTAAAAAAAATTGTGGAACATGGGGATGGAGCTCTCTTTTATTTAGCTAATCATGAAGGAAGAGGGATTGGCTTATTTAATAAGAACTTAGCCTATGCGCTGCAAGAGATAGGCCTTGATACAGTGGAGGCGAATGAGGCACTAGGATTGAAAGATGACAACAGGGATTATTATGAAGCAGCTCGTATTATTCAGTATTTAAGAGTAGAAGGAATTTCTTTGATTACAAATAACCCCAGTAAAATTAGCTTTCTTTCAAATTTAGGTATTCATATAAAAGAGCGTATTCCTATTTGGGGAGAGATAGATCAATTTAATCAAAATTACCTAACTACTAAAATCAATAAAAATGGTCATTTAAGAGAGGAGAATAAAATACATGTCAATCATTAGCAAACAAAAAGAAGCGTTAAAGAGGCATCAAGGTCCAGTAACTTCTGTTTTGTTTAATGAAGATCATAAAAAATTTGTTACGTCTGGCTACGATGGTAAAGTAGGTAGTTTTGAGTTTGAGACTGGGATTTTCTCCATTTTAGGCCGGCACGATCATCTAGTAAACAAAGTGGTTAGCAGTCCCCTTGTTGACTTAGTAGCTTCTTGTTCTTCAGATTACACTATTAAAATTTGGGATCTAAAGGAAGATAAGTTAGTCAGAACCCTGCTAGGTCATAGTGATGATGTCGAGGATTTTGTATTTGTTGATGAAAAAATGGGGATTAGTACATCTCGAGATAAACGTATAATTATTTGGGATTTAGAGAATGGCTCTATAAAAAATATTATTTTAGGCCATGAGAAAGATGTATTATCAATTGCTTATTTTGGTGGGAAGGTTATTACCACCGGTGATGATAAGACACTAAGGATGTGGGACGTCAAAACTGGTAAGTTGCTGAATTTATGGGGACCATTTGATGTGGAAACGGATACTTGTGCTATTGATACATTAAATAATCGTGCCGTATTAGGGTGTGACGATGGCGTAATTAGAATTATTTCGTTTACAACTGGTGAAATCATTGAAGAGATTGAAGCTCATAGTTCTGGGATAAAGAAAGTGGCAATATCACCAGTAAATGGTGATATCTTGTCAGCAGCCTATGACCAGAAAATCCTTCTGTGGGATTCACATCTTTTTAAGCTGAAATTAAGCCTTGAAGGAGTCAATACTAAGTGGGAACGATCACTTACCTTCTCCCCATCAGGAACATATATAATCGCAGGATCATTTGATGGCACTGTTCATATTTGGGACAGTCATAGCGGCAAATATATGAAAGAGCTAGGTGGGGAGAATAATTATGGAAATGCTTGTTTTAATGAAGTTTCAGTAGAGGGGGACTCCTTTGCTTCTGTTAGCGATGACGGGATTATACGCGCGGGCAATATCACCTCAGGGGAGTTTACTGGTGAGTTTATTCCAGCCTCTGGTCGATACCTAATGAATGCTGTAGAACTATTTGAGGGCAGAGTCTATGCAGGGGCCCATAACCAAAAGCTTCATATATTTGAATTAGAGAAAGCTTGTTGTTCAAGTGGTTCTAGCAATAAGGAAAAGTGTAAGGAAGGGCAAGAAATATTGCTTAATGAAGGACCCATTAATACTATTAAAGGGATAAAAATCGATACACATACACATATGATTATAGGTTGTTATAGTGGAGCAATTGTTGTTACAGATAGAGATGGGTTAAAACTAAAAACGATAAATATACATAGTGGTGCAGTAAAATCACTAGCAGTTAATAAAAATAAAAATATTGGGGTAAGTTGTTCAGCTGCAGGAGAGTTATTCTCATGGGACCTTAATGGGGTTATAATAGAAAAGTACCTTGGTCATACAGCTATCATTAATGATGTAGATATTGATCCTACTGGACAGCTTATAGCAAGTGTCTCAAGAGACTTCACCTTGAAAGTGTTTAATATTTGGACTGGAAAGTTGATAAGTTCTTTTGATCTTGGAAATAAATCACTGAAGTCAGTATCCTTTTTGAGTCCATCAGAAATCATTGTGGGCGATTATTGGGGGAATGTCATCAAAGTAGATTTAAACAGTGAAACTATTATTAAGTCAAATACCGCTAAAAATGGAATAAGTAGTATAGCAGTATGTTCAGGTGAAGATCTTGCTTTGTTGAGTTCTTATGATGGACGTATTTATCAAGTAGATCAAAATCTTAAAGTAACAAAGCAGTTAGTTAAAATGAATATAGAATAAAAGGGGATAGAATAATGAAAAAATATATTGGGATTCTTTTTATGGCTATGGCAGTAACTTTGACTACCTTATCTGGAGGAGAAAGCACGGAAATAAGTAGTAGTGACCCAATCTGGCCACCAGCTTCCCTGGAGCAAACGGTAGTACACAGTGACCCAATTTGGCCACCGGCTTCCTTGGAACAAACGGTATCAAACAGTGATCCGATTTGGCCGCCAGCCGCATAAAGATATTATCTAATTGACAATATCTATAACTGATTAAAACACCTTTGATTGATTTTCAAAGGTGTTTTTTTATTATAAGTTTAAATCTCCCAACCATAGTATTTAATAAGAAGTGGGTACGGTACTTAGATCAACACGGTTGATGATCAAGCAACCAGAGAGACTAATTTCTTAAGAAATCGACCTCTTTCAAAAATATAATTTCAGAATAGATTCATAATATAAGTTTTTTTATGAAATTTTCCCAATTGTGCATTTATTGTTTATGCGTAAAAATAAATTTGTAGCAGCTACAAATCATAAATCAAAAGGAGGAAATTAAAATGAAAAAGAAACCATTTGTAAAACCAACTCGTGTACCAGTTTTATCTGAGAAATAATTTAATAATACTTAACGTAAATAAGGCGGAGATTAACTCTCTGCCTTATTTTTAAAAAAAGGAGAAGATTTATCAATGGATAGAATTACTAAAATAGCATATATAGCTAATAGAGATTGCTTACTTTGTTCAGATATTAGAGGCAGGGTGCATTATTTAGATCGATGGCTAAACTTACTAAAGTCATCACCTTCTACAGCTTATACAAATATGATTAACGCTATTACATTTACTGAAGAATTTATATTTACACGTGATATTAAAGGTGTAATCGGAAAGTGGGATGCAGATACTTTACACCCACTAGATTTTCATGATGATTATTCACTAAGAGAGAATGAATATTTAGAGTCTTTAGATGAAGAATCCTCTCCTAGCTTAGCTAGAGGAATTGCTGCTTTCAATGGAAAACTATACACCACTAATGGCTATGCTCAATTCGTCGTGCTAGATCAAGATACATTTAATGTGATTAAAATATACCCACCGTTTAATGAGCTTTCGTTTGTAGATGGTATTTGCGTTGAAAATGCAGATATCCAGGCAATCTCAGAAACTTGTGGAATGCTTCATCTAGGTAATATTGAAACGCATGATTTTAGCAAGAAAATTTCTATTGACAGTGGAAACGTACATATTATTCGTTATGACAAAAAGAATAGTCGATTTATCGCAACCCAAGATTACGGTTTAGATGAAGATAAAAATGTGCGTAATGGCATTGTTACATTAGATATGAAAACGTACGAGAAAAAAGAATATCATTTTACCACTGATGATGTGGAATTCTTACAGTTTTCAGATGATTATACTTTAGTCATTGCAGGTGGATTCGATGGTAAAGTCCACATCTACGACAATAACGAATCAGAATTAAAACTCAAAAAGATCCTAGGTCCATTTAGACATCAATTGATAGGAGGCTCCACTATTGAAGACGATTTATATCTTTTGATGCAAAGTGGGGAACTTATTAGAACAGATCTAGAAGGAAGGATTAAAGATGAACTAGATTTTGATTATAAGTGTGTATGGTCAATTGAAAGTCACCCGACAGAAAGTAATTTAATTTATTGCGCAACAGGTAAAGGTGTAAAAGGATATCGCTTTGAAGATGCACCTTATAACAGTGTAAATTTCACCCTTGAATTTGAGAATAATCATTCTCTAGGTATCACATTCCGTGTCGTACCATTAAATGATGGTTCTTATATTGGTCTAACTCGAAAAAATATTATTTTCCGTAGTAATGAGCAGGGAGAAATTCTCTGGCATAATACCGTCGAAGACCTACCTAAAAATGTAGCAGTGAATGCAGAAAACCAATTCTGTTTGCTTGGTTTAGATAACGGTAAGGTTTATGAACTTGATGTAGAGAAGGGTAAGATTGTTAGAACAACAAAATTAAACGCTCCTGTATACGTGCTAGCTTATAGAGAAAACGGAGAAAAGGTAATTGGAACTAAACCAGGGGACTTTATCATTTGTGATACAGAACTCAATGTGCTCAGGGAATTTGCTTTAGATGGTTATCCAAAAAGAATGATGAACTTCGGTGAAAAAGAGTTTGTTGTTGGTTCATTTGGACTGGTAGAGTTAAATCTTGACCAAGGTGAAGCTGTAAACACCTATACAGAGTTATTATGGAACACAAAAGAGAATGGTTCATTACTCGGAGAATATAGCTTTGTAATAAGCTACGGAAAACAAATTGGGGTGTACAAACAAGGTACAGAAGAGATGGTAGGCCTAGTGGAACCTCTATATGACTTTCCGAAAGGCATGCTTGGCATAGAGAGTCAACAAGACCATGATATTTTGTTAGTTGGAGGCAATGGCGGTTTTATCAATGTATATAGAATAGTGGATGGCTCTCCAATTAAAGTAAGGGAATTATATGTATAAATTAGATGGTGATGTGTTGAAGAGTTCTATTAAGGATATTAGATGGATCGAAATACCAAAAGGTACTGCCATTATAGGTAGTACCTTAGAAGAAATAGAGGCAGCCAATGATTATTGGAAAACAAGATTGCTTGATCCATCTTATAACGAGAAGTTCAAGGAATGGTTATTAAAAGAGTATCCTTCACACGAAGTAGAACTAAAACCTTTTTTGATATCAGATATCCTTGTTACGAATGGAATGTATAAGGAGTTCTGCCTTGATATGGGTAGTGATATTTCTGAACCAGAGAGCCTAGTAAATAAGGATTTGGGTGGAGATATGACATGTCCTATTTGGGGGGTAACTATACAAGAAGCGTTTCAATTTGCTGATTGGTTTTCAATGAAATACGGGGTGAAAGCGAGCCTACCTACAGAAGCCCAATGGGAATACGCAGCAAGAGGGTCTACTCGGAGAGTTTACCCATGGGGAAACGATTTTTCTCCCACTAAATGTAATAGTTTCGAATCCAATATTGGCCGCACCAGTCCAGTGAGAAGTTATGAGGCAGGTAAATCATATTTTGGTCTCTATGATATGGGTGGAAACGTCGAGGAATGGGTTGATACTAAATATAACGTGTATCCCTTCGGAGTGAAAATCACTGATGATCTAGTGGATGAGCTTGGTGAGAAATATTACATTTTAAAAGGAGGGTCCTTCGCTAGGGGAGGAGACCTTTGTAGGGTAGCGCGCAGACATGGTAGACACCCGGATGATGTATTTAGGTATACGGGTTTTCGATTAGTAATTAATTAGGTCACAATTTCAAGGTGAAGTTAATGAATCAGCGTAGAAAAATGAATATGATATTTGCCGCTAATATAGTTACTTCTGTAGGTTCCGGTATCACTGCTTTCACGATCCCCTGGTTAATTATTAACATGGACGGTGGAGAAAGAACATACGGTATTCTTTTTATCTGTGTGTCGATTGGTATGTTCTTCCTTGCGCCATATGCTGGGATATTAGTTGACCGTTTTCCGCGGAAAAAGATCTTACTTTTGTGTGAATTTATAGCGGGTATTTTATGTAGTGTGGTGCTCATCACCTATCTTTTATCAGGAGCAATGAGTATTTACTTACTTATTATTCTTATGATTGTTACATCTATTTACTCTTCTGTACAAATACCTGCTTTACTTGCTTTTACTCAAGAGTCTTTTACTAAAGATGAATATAAAAAAGTTAATGGTCTAATGGAAGTTCAAAGTCAATCAGCTACCTTTATTAGCGCAGGTCTAGTTGCGTTATTAGTAGGCAGAATTGATCTCTGGATCATTTTCTTGGTGGATGTGGCATCCTTCTTCGTAGCTTTAGGAATTCTTTTTTTAATCCCTTATAAGAGTCAGTTGTTTCCAAAGAATTCATCTGCAAGTAAACCTAAAATGTTAGAAGACTTAAATAGTGCATGGAGTTATATGAAAGTAAATAAGGCTCTAATGGTATTGCTAATGTGTTCATTTATTCCTTTTATAATGGTTTTAGTAGGAAACTATCTTAATCCAGTCTACATTTATAGTGACTTAGGAGCAAATCCGGATATCCAAGGATATGCAAGTGTTATTTATGCATTAAGCGCAATTTTAGGGGGGATAGCTGCTACGGTTCTTTCTCAAAGATTCGGTGATTATACCTCTATAGTTATTACTTATATAGTTTATTTAGTTGGTATTATTGGGATTATCTTATTTCCAACAGTCGGTATTTTCTTGTTTATGAGATTGTTCGCAGGCGTAGGGAATGCAGGTAGTCGAGTATTGCGTAAAAATATCATGATGATTAATATCCCTAATAATATGATTGGAAAAGTGAATAGTTTCTTTAGCTCCATGAGTATGCTTTTACAAGCCATTTTAGTAGGTATTATAAGTCTTTCAATTAGTAGTGTGGGTGCTTTATTCTCTTTCTCTCTTATTGGAATTTTAATGACTTTAGGATTAATTGTTATGGGTACATCAATCATCATACTAAAGAAAAAAGAAATTACTATCCCAATCAACCATAAGGAAGGTGTTAGGTAATGAAATATGATATAGCAATCGTTGGTGGTGGACCGGCAGGTATGAGTGCTGCTTTATTTCTAAAAGGAGCTGGCCTAAACGTTAAATTGATTAACTCCGAAAAATCCCAATTGAAGAATGCTTGGCTGGACAACTATTTAGGTTTAAACGATATAAGTGGACCAGAACTCCTAGAAAAGAGCAAAAATCAGCTAAAGTTACGAGAAATATCTCTATTAAATGACGAAGTAACAGATATTCAATGGAATAAAAAAGACTTTTCCGTTGAAATGGAGAACAATCCTCCTATTGTTGCGAGTAGAATTCTTTTAGCAAGTGGTCAGAAAAGTGGACTTAAGATCGCAGAGAAGCTAGGACTTTCTTTAATTGAAAACAACGAACCCTATGTAAAACTTAAGGTAGAGGTAGATACTGAATATCAAACCTCCCATCAAGACGTGTATGCATGCGGTACACTAGTCGGAGTCTCTTCTCAAGCTATCATCGCTGCAGGGAACGGTGCACAAGTTGCGTTAAATATCATTAGCAAATTGTCTGGTAAAAGAGTTCACCACCATAAAACTCTCGCTTAGCAGCACTTTGTGCTGCTCTATATAAATTAAAAGTATATACTGCTTAGTATTTTATTTTACATTTCTTTTGATGCTGAAAGGGCTGGTTTTATGTGGGTTTGCGAAGAACATGTAAAAGTTGGGGTGAGCATTTTAAAATCACCACATATAAGAGGAAATGAAAATAAACTTAAGCTTAAATGCCTGTATTGTGAAAATGAGGCCACTTATGAATTGTATTATTTTAAGGTGAGTAATATAAACGCTAGGAGAGAAAGCGATGAAAGATATTGCTTATATGAGAGCAGCACTTGATCTAACAAAATTAACCTTAGGACAAACCAGTCCTAATCCTGTGGTTGGAGCTGTGGTGGTAAAAGAAGGAGTCGTAATTGGGGTTGGAGCTCACCTCAAGAGAGGTGACCATCACGCTGAGGTTTATGCCTTAGAAATGGCAGGGCAGCAAGCTGAAGGAGCAACTCTTTATGTGACTTTAGAGCCTTGTTGTCATGAAAACTTAACCCCGCCCTGTACGAATCTTATTATTGAAAAGAAAGTTAAGAGAGTAGTTGTTGGAATGCAAGATCCTAATCCAAAGGTAAGTGGTGGTGGGATTAAGAAACTACTTGAGGCAGGTATAAGAGTAGACGTGGGTTTACTAGAAAAGGACATTAGAGAAGTAAATAAATATTTTATAAATATTCAGGAGAATAAATTGCCATATGTAACGATCAAATGGGCATCTAGTTTGGATGGTAAGATTGCAACTGCTACAGGAGAAAGTAAATGGATTACTTCTGAAGGAGCTAGAAATGATGTACACAATTATAGAAACAACCATGATGCCATTCTAGTTGGTATTAACACAATTCTAAGTGATAACCCTAGATTAACAACGAGGGTAAATGAGGGATTGAATAAGCACCCTATTAGAGTTGTTTTGGACAATAGATTAAGAATGCCTAAAGAGTGTTATGTAGCAACTGATAGAACTTCACGAACACTAGTCTTTGTCTCAAATCAAGTAAGTGAACAATTAATACATAGCTATGCTGGTACAAACTTAGAAATAATTAAACTAGAGAGTGATCAAGTAAATACGACAGAAGTGTTAGATTACTTGGGCAGGGAAGGAATTAATTCAGTTTTTGTTGAGGGAGGAGCGTCTATTATAGACAGTTTCTTTAGAGATGGTGTTGTTAATGAGGTAGTTGTGTATATGAGCCCAAGAATTATTGGAGGTACTG
Protein-coding regions in this window:
- the ribD gene encoding bifunctional diaminohydroxyphosphoribosylaminopyrimidine deaminase/5-amino-6-(5-phosphoribosylamino)uracil reductase RibD, translating into MKDIAYMRAALDLTKLTLGQTSPNPVVGAVVVKEGVVIGVGAHLKRGDHHAEVYALEMAGQQAEGATLYVTLEPCCHENLTPPCTNLIIEKKVKRVVVGMQDPNPKVSGGGIKKLLEAGIRVDVGLLEKDIREVNKYFINIQENKLPYVTIKWASSLDGKIATATGESKWITSEGARNDVHNYRNNHDAILVGINTILSDNPRLTTRVNEGLNKHPIRVVLDNRLRMPKECYVATDRTSRTLVFVSNQVSEQLIHSYAGTNLEIIKLESDQVNTTEVLDYLGREGINSVFVEGGASIIDSFFRDGVVNEVVVYMSPRIIGGTDALSPVGGIGFSELNKAPHLEVKTIDQIGSDIKITATCTYSQE
- a CDS encoding helix-turn-helix domain-containing protein; the protein is MDIGQIIKLLRINKGLTQSELAEDICSITHLSKIENGSKEANEESLNLLLERLGSSYDQVFIDYGRSRKQLEELEKELIYGNFKNADEIVTSIESNEEYFIYVGTGALYYLSLVKYYLLVDKVSKTDSYFTILNKLKKSLSSEELKKLQFVRGLRLLKEKDYKAAIVKFEECFDELPQNKGEIYYYYALCRGQLNQFGEAIEFAYKALDIFRILYNYERINHCNLLLGIILTQLKAYTKAEEYFNQTIYHSKLMNDKRSEMIAMHNLGRVLKKNKQNQEAAEIFQKCMDYYSKCGQENEFLHSLAELAELQYSQGIDTAIELIEEILLKCSPKKNSHYYYLFKTYKYNLENQERDLARFLTSHAIPYFKENGKNDQLFYCYKLLIENRHATKEVSVERIINEIINKVID
- a CDS encoding GTP cyclohydrolase II; its protein translation is MLKIISGKEFILENFLEDKLSIIPVEDETSIVLAGPATLPIKVNGVIYNFKWYTWTSIKGEVDIQKVIRKITSTYSSILIYGDFNHAEDVLVRMHSICHTGDVFHSQKCDCGYQFDESLKKIVEHGDGALFYLANHEGRGIGLFNKNLAYALQEIGLDTVEANEALGLKDDNRDYYEAARIIQYLRVEGISLITNNPSKISFLSNLGIHIKERIPIWGEIDQFNQNYLTTKINKNGHLREENKIHVNH
- a CDS encoding DUF3953 domain-containing protein: MLKVLRVILSIFVFTLGGFALITQNFDLLPYSLILLGILTFILGLIELKKDQKSFWGYANIGASVFVIFVAIYTSIFN
- a CDS encoding NAD(P)/FAD-dependent oxidoreductase, with the translated sequence MKYDIAIVGGGPAGMSAALFLKGAGLNVKLINSEKSQLKNAWLDNYLGLNDISGPELLEKSKNQLKLREISLLNDEVTDIQWNKKDFSVEMENNPPIVASRILLASGQKSGLKIAEKLGLSLIENNEPYVKLKVEVDTEYQTSHQDVYACGTLVGVSSQAIIAAGNGAQVALNIISKLSGKRVHHHKTLA
- a CDS encoding formylglycine-generating enzyme family protein; this encodes MYKLDGDVLKSSIKDIRWIEIPKGTAIIGSTLEEIEAANDYWKTRLLDPSYNEKFKEWLLKEYPSHEVELKPFLISDILVTNGMYKEFCLDMGSDISEPESLVNKDLGGDMTCPIWGVTIQEAFQFADWFSMKYGVKASLPTEAQWEYAARGSTRRVYPWGNDFSPTKCNSFESNIGRTSPVRSYEAGKSYFGLYDMGGNVEEWVDTKYNVYPFGVKITDDLVDELGEKYYILKGGSFARGGDLCRVARRHGRHPDDVFRYTGFRLVIN
- a CDS encoding MFS transporter; this encodes MNQRRKMNMIFAANIVTSVGSGITAFTIPWLIINMDGGERTYGILFICVSIGMFFLAPYAGILVDRFPRKKILLLCEFIAGILCSVVLITYLLSGAMSIYLLIILMIVTSIYSSVQIPALLAFTQESFTKDEYKKVNGLMEVQSQSATFISAGLVALLVGRIDLWIIFLVDVASFFVALGILFLIPYKSQLFPKNSSASKPKMLEDLNSAWSYMKVNKALMVLLMCSFIPFIMVLVGNYLNPVYIYSDLGANPDIQGYASVIYALSAILGGIAATVLSQRFGDYTSIVITYIVYLVGIIGIILFPTVGIFLFMRLFAGVGNAGSRVLRKNIMMINIPNNMIGKVNSFFSSMSMLLQAILVGIISLSISSVGALFSFSLIGILMTLGLIVMGTSIIILKKKEITIPINHKEGVR
- a CDS encoding WD40 repeat domain-containing protein, with the translated sequence MSIISKQKEALKRHQGPVTSVLFNEDHKKFVTSGYDGKVGSFEFETGIFSILGRHDHLVNKVVSSPLVDLVASCSSDYTIKIWDLKEDKLVRTLLGHSDDVEDFVFVDEKMGISTSRDKRIIIWDLENGSIKNIILGHEKDVLSIAYFGGKVITTGDDKTLRMWDVKTGKLLNLWGPFDVETDTCAIDTLNNRAVLGCDDGVIRIISFTTGEIIEEIEAHSSGIKKVAISPVNGDILSAAYDQKILLWDSHLFKLKLSLEGVNTKWERSLTFSPSGTYIIAGSFDGTVHIWDSHSGKYMKELGGENNYGNACFNEVSVEGDSFASVSDDGIIRAGNITSGEFTGEFIPASGRYLMNAVELFEGRVYAGAHNQKLHIFELEKACCSSGSSNKEKCKEGQEILLNEGPINTIKGIKIDTHTHMIIGCYSGAIVVTDRDGLKLKTINIHSGAVKSLAVNKNKNIGVSCSAAGELFSWDLNGVIIEKYLGHTAIINDVDIDPTGQLIASVSRDFTLKVFNIWTGKLISSFDLGNKSLKSVSFLSPSEIIVGDYWGNVIKVDLNSETIIKSNTAKNGISSIAVCSGEDLALLSSYDGRIYQVDQNLKVTKQLVKMNIE
- a CDS encoding WD40 repeat domain-containing protein, producing MDRITKIAYIANRDCLLCSDIRGRVHYLDRWLNLLKSSPSTAYTNMINAITFTEEFIFTRDIKGVIGKWDADTLHPLDFHDDYSLRENEYLESLDEESSPSLARGIAAFNGKLYTTNGYAQFVVLDQDTFNVIKIYPPFNELSFVDGICVENADIQAISETCGMLHLGNIETHDFSKKISIDSGNVHIIRYDKKNSRFIATQDYGLDEDKNVRNGIVTLDMKTYEKKEYHFTTDDVEFLQFSDDYTLVIAGGFDGKVHIYDNNESELKLKKILGPFRHQLIGGSTIEDDLYLLMQSGELIRTDLEGRIKDELDFDYKCVWSIESHPTESNLIYCATGKGVKGYRFEDAPYNSVNFTLEFENNHSLGITFRVVPLNDGSYIGLTRKNIIFRSNEQGEILWHNTVEDLPKNVAVNAENQFCLLGLDNGKVYELDVEKGKIVRTTKLNAPVYVLAYRENGEKVIGTKPGDFIICDTELNVLREFALDGYPKRMMNFGEKEFVVGSFGLVELNLDQGEAVNTYTELLWNTKENGSLLGEYSFVISYGKQIGVYKQGTEEMVGLVEPLYDFPKGMLGIESQQDHDILLVGGNGGFINVYRIVDGSPIKVRELYV